Proteins encoded together in one Hevea brasiliensis isolate MT/VB/25A 57/8 chromosome 16, ASM3005281v1, whole genome shotgun sequence window:
- the LOC131174667 gene encoding protein FAR-RED IMPAIRED RESPONSE 1-like, with protein sequence MAGLSQGRSYRRQLFDEIFDFSEDDSLFAEDVEEDESAGDQDMNEGGIRAVANTNAIEEGPLTGMLFPCISTMFNFYKEHARLKGFSVFKRSAVNVQGGSRKYQTISCDKGRKAIGAKSSKRINCPVKINAILRENGMWHISKVISSHNHELEPSMSRLMVAHRSLNMDMKRRLEANDIAGIRPAKSIRLLEVQAGGPENLSCLSKDCRNFIERKRRLRLGDGDAEAIHKLFVRMQRNDPEFFYSFDLDDDSRLSNVIWVHPRSRAAYEEFNDVVSFDTTYLVNRYKLPFATIVGVNHHGQSILLGCALISHEDVNTFKWLFMTWLEAMEDVHPNSIITDQCESMRKAIREVMPNTRHRFCLWHILCKVPEKFKGVTNYDSACLEFKAVIYDSLTIEMFERNWNEFVVKHGLERNEWLSKLYVDREYWVPIYLNHTFWAGMVSTQRSESMHAYFDGYVNSMSTLKQFVEQYEIAMCDKNEKEFYADFKSKNTVVNCISVFEWEQQFQKAFTNSIFKLVQEEIKRMWYCHVIQPTEEGRREADNEPGIERHKIMEKSIINNWFRREFVYDVEYRENGQYFSCNCKKFESKGILSLPYHEVDVTQRHKVHQRTIFA encoded by the coding sequence atggcGGGGTTAAGTCAGGGAAGGTCATATCGTAGGCAAttgtttgatgagatatttgattttagtgaagatgatagTTTGTTCGCTGAAGATGTGGAGGAAGATGAATCAGCTGGTGATCAAGATATGAACGAAGGAGGCATTAGAGCAGTAGCAAACACTAATGCTATTGAAGAAGGTCCTCTAACAGGGATGTTATTTCCTTGTATCAGCACTATGTTCAACTTCTATAAAGAACATGCTAGATTGAAAGGTTTTAGTGTTTTCAAAAGATCAGCAGTTAATGTACAGGGTGGATCTCGCAAATATCAAACAATTAGTTGCGATAAAGGAAGGAAAGCAATTGGTGCGAAATCATCAAAAAGGATAAATTGTCCTGTAAAGATTAATGCAATCCTAAGAGAAAATGGAATGTGGCATATTTCAAAAGTTATTTCAAGTCACAATCACGAATTGGAACCTTCTATGTCTAGATTGATGGTTGCTCACAGGTCACTAAATATGGATATGAAGAGGAGATTGGAGGCAAACGATATAGCTGGCATAAGACCCGCAAAAAGCATTAGGTTGCTTGAAGTTCAAGCAGGTGGACCAGAAAATTTAAGCTGTTTGTCAAAGGATTGTCGAAACTTCATTGAGCGAAAGAGGAGGCTACGACTTGGTGATGGTGATGCTGAGGCTATACATAAGTTGTTTGTGAGAATGCAACGAAATGATCCTGAGTTTTTCTATTCATTTGATCTTGATGATGATTCCAGGCTTTCAAATGTTATATGGGTTCATCCTCGTAGTCGAGCTGCTTACGAGGAATTCAATGATGTTGTTAGTTTTGACACTACTTACCTTGTTAATCGATACAAGTTGCCATTTGCCACCATTGTTGGAGTAAATCATCATGGGCAATCTATTTTATTAGGATGCGCCTTGATCTCACATGAAGATGTAAACACTTTTAAGTGGTTGTTCATGACGTGGCTTGAAGCAATGGAAGATGTTCATCCCAATTCTATTATTACAGATCAATGCGAGAGCATGAGGAAAGCCATTAGGGAGGTAATGCCTAATACTAGACACAGATTTTGCTTGTGGCATATATTATGCAAGGTACCTGAGAAGTTTAAGGGTGTTACTAATTATGATAGTGCATGCCTTGAGTTTAAAGCTGTAATATATGATAGCTTAACCATCGAGATGTTTGAGAGAAATTGGAATGAGTTTGTGGTGAAGCATGGGTTGGAAAGAAATGAATGGCTTTCCAAACTATATGTTGATAGGGAGTATTGGGTTCCAATTTATCTCAATCACACATTTTGGGCTGGAATGGTTTCGACTCAAAGGAGTGAGAGCATGCATGCCTATTTTGATGGGTATGTTAACTCAATGAGCACACTAAAGCAATTTGTGGAGCAGTATGAGATTGCTATGTGTGACAAGAATGAAAAGGAGTTCTATGCTGATTTCAAATCAAAAAACACAGTTGTAAATTGCATATCTGTTTTTGAATGGGAACAACAATTTCAAAAGGCATTTACTAATTCAATATTCAAGCTCGTTCAAGAGGAGATTAAACGAATGTGGTATTGCCATGTCATTCAGCCAACTGAAGAGGGAAGGCGTGAAGCAGATAATGAGCCAGGAATTGAGAGACATAAAATTATGGAGAAATCCATAATCAACAACTGGTTTCGTAGGGAGTTTGTTTATGATGTAGAGTACAGGGAAAATGGCCAATATTTCAGCTGCAATTGTAAGAAATTCGAATCAAAAGGAATATTGTCTTTGCCATATCATGAGGTTGATGTCACTCAAAGACATAAAGTTCATCAACGAACGATATTTGCTTAG
- the LOC110662313 gene encoding protein CLT1, chloroplastic translates to MTSCHRQLTAGATATAGMIHSRPRTPEIFYLPLNRNHANQSLGLTLRSQKHSKSFIVEALGNSGVWDPSDDGNQAEKVGPCSCSVGDQAIGDVVGKSGSRDRAVEINRIGSSSKTSKNRKLEVAVAVAATVVLGVGNRVLYKLALVPLKHYPFFLAQLATVGYVLVYFTILHIRYLAGLVTDEMLSLPKAPFLLVGLLEALGAAAGMAAAAILSGASIPILSQTFLVWQILLSIIFLGRRYKVNQLIGCFLVAIGVIITVASGSSANHSVKDASIFWSLLMIFSFLLQAADTVLKEFIFRDTARQLKGGSVDLFVVNSYGSAFQALFVCLLLPFMSKLWGIPFSQLPSYLKDGAVCFLNIGSLSSGCDGAPLLPLLFVLVNMGFNISLLHLLKISSAVVSSLASTFSVPISVYVFTLPLPYLGVASTLPTGFVAGAIILVLGLLIYAWTPNGSSKSASSPSPS, encoded by the exons atgacTTCATGTCACCGCCAGTTAACCGCCGGAGCCACTGCGACAGCCGGTATGATTCATTCCCGGCCACGAACGCCAGAGATTTTCTATCTCCCTCTCAACCGCAATCACGCAAATCAAAGTCTAGGTCTTACATTGAGATCTCAAAAACATTCCAAATCATTTATTGTCGAGGCGTTGGGAAACAGCGGTGTGTGGGACCCATCAGACGACGGAAATCAAGCCGAGAAGGTGGGGCCTTGCTCTTGTTCCGTCGGGGATCAGGCGATAGGAGATGTGGTAGGAAAGAGTGGGAGCAGAGATCGGGCGGTGGAGATAAACAGGATTGGGAGTAGTAGTAAGACGAGTAAGAATCGGAAATTGGAGGTGGCGGTTGCAGTGGCGGCTACGGTGGTGTTAGGTGTGGGAAATCGGGTGTTGTATAAACTGGCTTTGGTTCCGCTCAAGCATTATCCTTTCTTTCTCGCTCAACTCGCTACTGTCGG ATATGTCCTTGTATACTTCACTATCTTGCATATCCGGTACCTTGCTGGACTTGTTACGGATGAGATGCTTTCTCTGCCAAAAGCTCCGTTTCTTCTTGTAGGACTTTTGGAGGCTCTTGGAGCTGCAGCAGGAATGGCAGCTGCAG CAATTCTTTCTGGAGCATCAATTCCAATTTTATCTCAG ACCTTTCTTGTTTGGCAGATTCTCTTGTCAATTATTTTTCTTGGGAGGAGATATAAAGTCAATCAGCTAATTGGATGCTTCCTCGTTGCCATTGGCGTGATTATAACTGTAGCAAG TGGATCTAGTGCCAATCATTCAGTGAAGGATGCCAGCATATTTTGGAGTCTTTTGATGATATTCTCTTTTCTATTGCAAGCAGCTGATACAGTGCTCAAG GAATTTATTTTCCGGGATACTGCTCGGCAGCTAAAG GGAGGTTCGGTGGATCTATTTGTTGTAAATTCCTATGGATCTGCTTTCCAA GCATTGTTTgtatgtcttcttcttcctttcatgTCGAAATTATGGGGTATACCATTTAGTCAGCTTCCAAGCTATCTTAAAGATGGGGCAGTTTGTTTTCTGAACATTGGTAGTTTATCAAGTG GATGTGACGGTGCGCCTCTGCTACCTTTGCTGTTTGTTCTTGTCAACATGGGTTTTAACATATCATTGCTGCACCTCCTCAAGATTTCTTCTGCTGTTGTATCTTCCCTTGCTTCAACATTTTCAG TGCCAATATCTGTATATGTGTTCACGCTACCACTGCCATATCTCGGTGTTGCGTCCACCCTTCCAACTGGATTTGTTGCAGGAGCTATCATCCTTGTTTTGGGCTTGCTTATTTATGCATGGACACCAAATGGTAGTTCGAAAAGCGCATCTTCACCATCTCCTAGCTAA
- the LOC110662314 gene encoding proteinaceous RNase P 1, chloroplastic/mitochondrial produces the protein MLCGSSLAPPFNRTSPLFLFFIQMPSLSIFRNSSLTFHRPLLRYHSYLFAKPVHDIQAYELPMDRRAHLCCSAFSVTQQIHESSAMATNKVSNKSKKKVWWESPEGVLRIKLDMCSKHGDVVQALHLYDEARSNGVQLNQHHYNVLLYLCSSVKLNGNGVDENASSLCNNRGFEIFQQMIIDKVAPSEATFTNAARLALALEDPEMAFDLVKQMKGFNILPKLRSYGPALFGFCKKGMADRAYEVHAHMAESGVMPEELELSALLKLSADVKRADKVYEMLHRLRATVRQVTDSTVGVIEDWFKSEDASKIGEENWDTSKVREGIVMGGGGWHGQGWLGSGRWRAVRTQIDEKGVCHSCGEKLVCIDIDPGETENFATSLSNLACQREVKSNFVQFQEWLQQHGPFDAVVDGANLGLINQKTFSFYQLNTVAGKLRQMSPSKRLPLIVLHTSRVTGGPARNPNNRKFLEFWKKSGALYATPVGSNDDWYWLYAAVTCNCLLVTNDEMRDHLFQLLGTSFFPRWKEKHQVRLSVSRSGLTLHMPPPYSTVVQESENGSWHVPTITGDDLETPRQWLCATRARNKIHPF, from the exons ATGCTGTGTGGAAGCTCTTTGGCACCCCCTTTTAATAGAACCTCTCCTCTCTTCTTATTCTTCATCCAAATGCCATCCTTATCGATTTTTCGAAATAGTTCCCTCACTTTTCACCGTCCACTTCTCCGTTACCACAGTTACTTATTTGCCAAACCGGTTCATGATATTCAAGCCTATGAGCTCCCTATGGACAGAAGGGCGCATCTTTGCTGCTCTGCTTTCTCTGTAACACAGCAGATACATGAATCCTCTGCGATGGCTACAAATAAAGTTTCAAACAAATCAAAGAAGAAAGTGTGGTGGGAATCACCTGAGGGAGTGCTTAGAATAAAGCTAGATATGTGCTCAAAGCATGGTGATGTTGTTCAAGCTTTGCACTTGTATGATGAGGCACGAAGCAATGGAGTCCAGCTTAACCAACACCACTACAATGTGCTGCTCTATTTGTGTTCTTCTGTCAAATTGAATGGAAATGGGGTTGACGAAAATGCCTCAAGTTTATGTAACAACAGAGGTTTTGAGATTTTTCAGCAGATGATTATTGATAAAGTTGCTCCAAGTGAAGCTACTTTTACAAATGCAGCAAGACTGGCTCTTGCATTGGAAGACCCAGAAATGGCTTTTGATTTGGTCAAGCAGATGAAAGGTTTTAATATCTTGCCAAAATTGCGTTCATATGGACCAGCATTGTTTGGATTCTGTAAGAAGGGGATGGCTGATAGAGCTTATGAAGTTCATGCACACATGGCTGAATCTGGGGTGATGCCTGAAGAGCTTGAGCTTTCTGCTCTCTTAAAACTTAGTGCTGATGTGAAGAGGGCAGACAAGGTGTATGAGATGCTGCATCGGTTGCGAGCCACTGTGAGGCAAGTTACAGATTCAACTGTTGGCGTTATTGAGGATTGGTTCAAGTCTGAAGATGCTTCGAAAATTGGAGAGGAGAATTGGGACACAAGCAAGGTAAGAGAAGGAATTGTGATGGGAGGTGGAGGTTGGCATGGGCAAGGGTGGTTGGGGAGTGGTCGATGGAGAGCAGTGAGGACTCAAATTGATGAGAAGGGTGTTTGTCATTCTTGTGGGGAGAAGCTTGTTTGCATTGACATAGATCCAGGAGAAACAGAAAACTTTGCTACCTCATTATCCAATTTGGCTTGCCAAAGGGAGGTTaagtccaactttgttcagttcCAG GAGTGGCTGCAGCAGCATGGTCCATTTGATGCAGTTGTAGATGGCGCCAATTTGGGTCTTATCAATCAAAAGACTTTCAGCTTTTACCAG CTTAATACTGTGGCTGGTAAGTTACGTCAAATGAGCCCATCAAAGAGATTGCCGCTTATTGTTTTGCATACAAGTCGTGTGACTGGAGGTCCAGCTCGGAATCCTAACAACAGGAAGTTTTTAGAGTTTTGGAAAAAGTCTGGTGCCCTTTATGCTACGCCTGTTGGTTCAAATGATGATTG GTATTGGTTATATGCTGCTGTTACTTGTAATTGTTTATTGGTGACAAATGATGAGATGAGGGACCATCTTTTCCAGTTGTTAGGGACTTCCTTTTTTCCAAGATGGAAGGAAAAGCATCAG GTTCGACTTTCTGTATCAAGAAGTGGACTTACTCTACACATGCCTCCGCCTTATTCAACCGTTGTTCAG GAGTCTGAAAATGGTAGTTGGCATGTGCCAACAATTACAGGCGATGATCTTGAAACACCAAGGCAGTGGTTGTGTGCCACCAGGGCAAGGAATAAAATACATCCATTCTAA
- the LOC110662315 gene encoding calcium-dependent protein kinase 17 has protein sequence MGNCCSRGESGDAPENEKGDQSNNPGSAPNENTTTPPAKNAPPSASSGKAAPIGPVLGRPMEDIKSVYTIGKELGRGQFGVTHLCTNKSTGEQFACKTIAKRKLVNKEDVEDVKREVQIMHHLTGQPNVVELKGAYEDKHSVHLVMELCAGGELFDRIIAKGHYTERAAASLLRTIVQIVHTCHSMGVIHRDLKPENFLLLSKDENAPLKATDFGLSVFYKPGEVFKDIVGSAYYIAPEVLKRKYGPEADIWSVGVMLYILLCGVPPFWAESEHGIFNAILRSHIDFTSDPWPSISPQAKDLVRKMLNSDPKQRLTAIQVLSHPWIKEDGEAPDTPLDNAVLSRLKQFKAMNNFKKVALRVIAGCLSEEEIMGLKEMFKGMDTDNSGTITLEELKHGLATQGTKLSEYEVKQLMEAADADGNGTIDYDEFITATMHLNRMDREEHLYTAFQHFDKDNSGYITTEELEQALRDFGMHDGRDIKEIISEVDADNDGRINYDEFVAMMRKGNPEANPKKRRDDVIF, from the exons ATGGGCAATTGTTGCTCTCGTGGGGAATCCGGGGATGCTCCAGAAAATGAAAAGGGAGATCAAAGTAATAATCCAGGCAGTGCTCCCAATGAAAACACCACCACCCCACCAGCTAAAAATGCTCCTCCTTCTGCTTCTTCGGGCAAAGCTGCTCCTATTGGACCTGTCTTAGGCCGGCCAATGGAGGACATAAAATCAGTTTACACCATTGGTAAAGAACTTGGTAGGGGTCAGTTTGGTGTCACCCATTTGTGTACCAATAAGAGCACAGGCGAGCAATTTGCATGCAAGACAATAGCCAAAAGGAAGCTTGTGAATAAGGAAGATGTGGAGGATGTTAAGAGGGAGGTTCAGATCATGCACCATCTAACTGGTCAGCCTAATGTTGTTGAACTCAAGGGAGCATATGAGGATAAACATTCTGTTCATTTGGTGATGGAGTTGTGCGCCGGTGGAGAGCTTTTCGATCGAATCATTGCTAAGGGTCATTACACCGAACGTGCTGCTGCTTCTTTGCTCAGGACTATTGTTCAAATTGTTCATACTTGCCATTCTATGGGTGTCATCCACAGAGACCTCAAGCCTGAGAATTTCCTTCTGCTCAGTAAGGACGAGAACGCCCCCCTCAAGGCTACAGATTTTGGGCTCTCCGTCTTCTACAAGCcag GAGAGGTATTCAAGGACATTGTTGGCAGTGCATATTACATAGCCCCTGAAGTGTTGAAGAGGAAATATGGACCAGAAGCTGACATATGGAGTGTTGGGGTCATGTTATATATTCTTCTTTGTGGTGTTCCACCATTTTGGGCTG AATCTGAACATGGGATCTTCAATGCAATTTTACGTAGCCATATTGATTTTACAAGCGATCCATGGCCTTCAATTTCACCTCAAGCTAAAGATCTTGTTCGGAAAATGCTAAATTCAGACCCCAAACAGAGGTTGACAGCCATCCAGGTTCTAA GTCATCCATGGATCAAGGAGGATGGAGAAGCTCCTGATACTCCTCTTGACAATGCAGTATTGAGTAGGCTCAAGCAATTCAAAGCAATGAATAACTTCAAGAAAGTTGCTCTAAGG GTTATTGCTGGCTGTCTATCAGAGGAAGAAATTATGGGATTGAAGGAGATGTTCAAGGGCATGGACACTGACAACAGTGGTACCATAACACTTGAAGAGCTGAAGCACGGACTTGCCACGCAAGGGACAAAGCTATCAGAATATGAAGTGAAACAACTGATGGAAGCT GCTGATGCAGACGGTAATGGAACCATTGACTACGATGAATTCATCACAGCAACAATGCATTTGAACAGAATGGATAGAGAAGAACATCTTTACACAGCCTTCCAGCATTTTGATAAAGATAACAGCGG GTATATCACCACTGAAGAGCTAGAGCAAGCTCTTCGCGATTTCGGAATGCATGATGGGAGGGACATAAAGGAAATAATTTCTGAGGTTGACGCTGATAAT gATGGAAGAATCAACTATGATGAATTCGTGGCGATGATGAGAAAAGGAAATCCAGAAGCAAATCCAAAGAAAAGGCGTGATGATGTAATTTTTTGA